CAACCTCTTTTAACGATTATCGGCTCTATAATTTCTGTAGTGGGTAAATCCACTGTAGAGATTATGGAGCCTTTTTTAGTGTAGAAAAAAAGTCCCATATGACCTATAATGAAAAGCGACTAAACTCATATTAGAAAGGGTTCATATGGAACAACTAAATCTTATCACAAATTTTCTCAGAATTAAAGACAAAAATATCACTATCACTGATGAATATAATATGGGGACTCACTTAGAACTCCACGGTCACTTGGACTACACAGCCCCTAAATGCCCAAAATGCAAGGGACAAATGGCTAAGTACGACTACCAGAAAACTTCTAAAATCCCCTACCTAGAAACTGCTGGCTACCCTTTGCTTATCCGTCTTCGAAAGCGTCGTTTCAAGTGTAAAGATTGCGGAAAAATGGCGGTAGCTGAAACTCCTCTTGTCAAGAAAAACCACCAAATCTCTGTCGCTGTTAACCAGAAGATCGCTCAATTACTCATCGAAAATCAAGCAATGCAACAGATTGCACACAGGCTATCTATCTCAACATCGTCAGTTATGAGAAAGCTCAATGAGTTCAAGTTTGAAACGGATTGGAATACCCTACCCGAGGTGATGAGCTGGGACGAGTATGCCTTCAAGAAGGGGAAAATGAGCTTCATCGCTCAAGATTTCGACTCCCTAAATGTCATCGCCATTCTCGACGGAAGAACCCAAGCAACCATCCGAAACCACTTTCTACGCTATCCTAGAAAGGTTAGAAATCGGGTCAAAGTGATTACCATGGATATGTTTAGTCCCTATTATCAACTTGCTAAACAGCTTTTTCCGAATGCAAAAATTGTACTCGATCGCTTTCATATCGTGCAACACCTTAGTCGTGCTATGAACCGTGTCCGTATTCAAATTATGAATCAATTCGACAGAAAATCCCAGGAATACCGAGCCTTGAAACGTTACTGGAAATTGATACAACAAGATAGCCGTAAACTCAGCGATAAACGATTTTATCGTCCTATGTTTCGAATGCATTTGACTAACAAGGAAATCCTAGAAAAACTCCTATCCTACTCAGATGAACTACGACAGCACTATGAACTCTATCAGCTTCTCTTATATCATTTCCAAGAGAAAAACTCAGATCATTTCTTTGACCTCATCGAACAGGAAATAGCCACTGTTAATCCTATTTTCCAGACGGTATTTAAGACATTTTTAAAGGATAAGGACAAGGTTTTAAACGCCATGGAATTGCCTTATTCCAACGCCAAACTGGAAGCTACCAATAATCTCATCAAAGTCATTAAGAGAAATGCCTTTGGTTTCAGGAACTTTGAAAACTTTAAAAAACGGATTTTGATTGCTTTGAACATAAAGAAAGAGAGAGCGAAGTTCGTCCTCTCTAGGTGTTAGCTTTTCATCTACCCACTACAGTTGACAAAGAGCCCGATTATCACAGACTAAAAGTCTCTGTAAGTATTTCCTATTTACCTTGCATTGAAATTTTTCATTTGGCGTTTGATGTCGCGGTCTTGTTCACGACGTTTGATGGTCTCACGTTTATCATAATCATGTTTTCCTTTTGCCACACCGAGCAAAACTTTAGCGAAGCCATTTTTCAAATAAACTTTAAGTGGTACAAGGGTCATCCCTGTTCCTTTTAGGTCATTTGATAATTTTTCGATTTCGCGTTTTTTTAGCAATAATTTACGAGTGCGCTCAGGGTCTTGATTCCAAATATTTCCTTGTTCAAAAGGTGAAATATGGACATTAATCAGCCAAGCTTCACCATTTTTGATTTGGGCATAGCCATCTTTGAGCTGAATACGTGCAGCACGAACGCTCTTGATTTCTGTTCCTGTCAGAACAATCCCTGCTTCAATTGTATCAACGATGTTATAGTCATGACGCGCTTTTTTATTTTGTGCAACGACATTTCCGTCACCTTTTGGCATATTAGATACCTCTCTTGAAAATTAGTGATTATCTTAATTAGCAGTTTTATTTTTTAGCTTTACGTGATTTTTCTTAGCAACCTCTTTATAGAAAGGTTTCTTGCCTGACTTTTTAGAAGTTGAAGTGGAAGATTTACGATTTCGTGGTTTGTTTGATTTTGAACCTTTGTGGTTATCCGCTTTTGGACGACGTTTTTCTTTACCAGAACGGTCTTTGCGTGATTTTTTAACTTTCTCTACCACATCATACTCACTTGGAATGTATTCAAAGTCAATATCGCCAGTTTCTTTATCAGCACGTGTTAATTTGATTTTAATCGGTTGACCAACACGGAAAACTTTTCCTGATTTTTCACCTTGAAGGGTCAATGTACGTTCGTTGTAATTGTAAAATTCTGGCAGAGTTGTGATGTGGACAAGCCCTTCGATTGTATTTGGCAATTTGATGAACATCCCAAATTTCACGACACTAGCAACCACACCGTCAAATTCTTGACCAACGTATTCTTCCATGTATTCGGCTTTTTTCATGGCTTCAACGACACGTTCAGCATCAATAGCGCGACGTTCAAGGGTTGAAGATGACGTTGCCAATTCTGGAATCACATTTCTAAAGTGTTCGATTTTCTCATCAGTGAGTTGTGTGTATTCGCGAATCATGCGGTGAACAAGTAAATCAGGATAACGACGAATTGGACTTGTGAAGTGAGTATAGTACTCCGCAGCCAAACCATAGTGTCCGTGATTATGTTCAGAATAACGTGCTTGTTGCATTGAACGAAGAAGCATCATGTTTAACACTTCTGCGCCCGGTTTACCTTCCACTTTTTCCATGAAATCTTGCAAAGCTTGTTGAGTGATTTTGTTAGCTGTACCATGGATTTGAACGCCAAAAATGCTAGCATAATCAAGGAATTTTTGTAATTTTTCAGCTTTTGGTTCCTCATGGATACGGTAAATAAATGGCAATTTACGTTTTGCAAAATGCTCTGCAACTGTTTCATTAGCTGCCAACATGAAAGATTCAATCATGCGTTCAGCAATACCACGTTGACGAAGCACAATATCAACTGGCATTCCTTTATCATTAACAATAATCTTAGCTTCGCTCGTATCAAAGTTAAGAGCACCGCGGCGCACGCGCATGGTTTCAAGAATATTGTGAAGAGCAGTCATATGATGAATAGAGTCAACGATTGGTTGGTATTGCTCAATCAATTCTTCATCACCAGCAATAATGTCATTGACATCGCTGTAAGTCATACGGAAAGTTGTCTTAATGACTGATTGACAAATTTGGTGATTAACAACGTGACCATTGCGGTCAATTTCCATTAAACATGATAGTGTCAAACGGTCAACATTAGGATTTAACGAACAAATACCATTTGACAAACGTTCAGGCAGCATTGGAACTACACGGTCAGTCACATAAACTGATGTCCCACGAGCAACGGCTTCACGATTAAGCGCAGAGTCTTCTGTGACATAGTATGAAACGTCCGCAATATGAACACCGAGCTCAAAATTACCATTGTTAAGTAATTTAATATGGACAGCGTCATCCAAGTCTTTGGCATCCGCACCATCAATGGTAAAGGTTATTTCATTACGCAAATCAACACGACCAATCATGTCTTTTTCAGACGGCGCATCTGGAACGGCATTAGCTTCAGCCATAACATCTTCTGGAAATTCTGATTTGATGTCCATTGATTCAAGGACTTCAAGCACATCAATACCAACATCACCTTGGTGTCCAACGATATCACGCACATGACCAACAAAATAATCATGACCACGTGTTGGGTATTTATCAATGTCAACCTTGATAATCTCAGTACCGTCAAGCAAAACAGGATCTTTCTTGATATAAATCTTTTGTTGAATTTTTTGATTTTTAGATTTAATGTAACCAGCGTATTTTGGTTTTTCGTCATCAAAAATAAATTTCCCAACAACTGTTTTTAAGCTACGCTCAACAATGCCGACAATGCGACCCTCAGCTGCTGTACCTTTCAAGCGATTAGCTGGCTTTTTAACAACTGCTTCAACCGTATCTCCGTCAACCGCATGACCAACATCATTACGTCCGAGAAACATGTCATCTTCATTTTCATCAACCGCTAAAAAACCAAAACCAGCCTTGTTAGCACGAAAAACACCCGTAACGGTGATTTCTTTTTTCTTCTCTATTTTTTTACGAAGAGCAAGGTTCCCATGGTCATCAAAACGCAGTTTTCCTTGGCTTTCCAATTTTGAAATCTCTTTGATAAGCTTTGGAAATTTTTCAGCGCCAGCCATGTCTAGCCCAGTAGCCAATTCATTAATATTGACTTTCCCATGCTCCTCTAAATAAGCAATAATTTTTTCATTCATAATTTGTGATTGTAAGTATTCCTAGTAAAAATCAGACATAAAATGCCCAGCTAGGCTTAACTCAATAATTTTCCTCTCGTATTCTACTTCATTCTAATAGGTCGTAAACAAGACTTTTACGCCTTCATATTAAAAAATGAGCTGAGTGACCAGCCCATGAATTTTCGTACAAAATTCAAGATGCGCAGCCAACGTAAGCCTCTATTTAGGCTCGTTAGTTGCTATCTACTTACTTGATAAAATCGCTAGCGCCAAAGCAATTGCTAGCCAAAAGAAAACTAGAACTGCTGTAAAACGTTGCATAAACGCTTCGAAGCCACGCGCTTTAGTACGTTCAAACAAAGCTTCTGAACCGCTGTTATCAAATACATTGCTACTTGGATTTTTTTGTGGTTGCAAGAAAATAGCAATCACAATAATAACAGATAATACCAGCAAAGTTTTCAGTAGTATATTGTACATCTTTTTCACTAAGAACGCGTCAGAAAGTTATTTTCAAATCAATTGAATTGGTCATGATTTGACACTTTCAGTCTGAGTTCTATTCCTTTCCTACACTATGGTCTTAACTATTATAACATAAAAATCCCTAAGATTCAATATGTAAGGTCACTTTTCGCTCTTTTGGACAATATTTTAAGACCTGAATACGCTCTGGATGAGTTGTTTTATTTTTACTTGTCAAATAATTCTTACTACCACAACTGTTGCATTTTAAATTAATCTTTATTCTCACACGATTTCCTTAACTTTCAAGTATCTTCTAAAATTAATAAGGCTCCAGACAAAGTTTACAAAGACAATAAGACTAGTCACGTAGAAAACCGAACGATATCCCAAATCAGTTGCAATTGCTGACCCAATAAAAGGTCCAATAACTTGTCCCATATTCATAAACATTTGATTATAGCTAAAAATACGTGAAATTCCCTCGCGTGGTGTGATTTTAGTCAACAATGAATTGATATTCGGCATCAACGCACCTGTACCAAAACCATACAAGAAGCGGACAATACCTAATTGTAATGAATTCTGAGCAAGGGCACAAAGCACATACATACTAAAGCTATAAAATAGAGCAATCAAAAGTAATCTATGATTACCTATTCTATCACCAATTTTCCCAAGAGTCGAGCTTGAGAGCATACTTGAAAATCCTAGTGCGGACACAATCAAACCAGAGACAAACATCAAGTTCTCTGTTTGACCAAGATGACGAATATACAAGGTCAAAATTGGGGCAATAGATTGTGCTGATACTTGGATAATCATGCTAGTCACAAAAAGACCAATTAAAATTTGCTTATTCTTAATTGAGGAGAATAGCTCACGTGTTGATAGAGCTTCTGTCTTAGTAACTGGTTGAAAATCTTCTTTAACAAAAAAAAACGGTCATCAGATTACAAATCAATAAAATAAAGCCGACCAAAAGAAAAACTTGACGAATGCCCAAGATTTCAGCAAGAACACCACCCAATAACGGTCCTACCAAACTACCACCGATAACACCAGTTGCTAGTGTTCCAAGCGCATAACCTAAACGATTTTTGGGAGCTTGACTGGCAATCAAGGCTGTTGAATTAGGGACATAGCCAGAAAACAAACCGTTCAAAATACGCAAAACTAATAACCAAAAAACGTTAGGAACAAAGGCTAAACCACCCATGGTAAAAGTCATCACCAAACTCGCTCTTACCATCATTAGTTTACGACCATAACGGTCTGCCAAACGTCCCCATACTGGAGCAATAAGAGCCGAAGTTAAAGCTGATAGTGACACCGCTAAACCAGCATACCATTCTACCTTATTTTTAGGTGCTCCAAGTTGTTCAATATATAAAGCCATAAAAGGCATGACAAGTGAAAAGCTTGCCCCAGTAAAAAAGTTACCAAGCCAAGCTACCCGCAAGTTCTGTTTCCAATTAATTTCGCTATTAATGATTGTTCACCCTCTTTTCTAAAAAACGTCAATTGATATTATAGCACACTATTAGTCAAATGAAAAAATTGCTTATATAAATATTTTTATCACTAAAATAAAGGTAAAAACTGATTCTATAGTACTTTTAACAATCGTCCAATTTGCTCTTTTAGCTCTTGAAAATTACCACGATTATCTAGTATTTTATCAGCGTAAGCTTTTTTAGCTTCTGTTGACATCTGACTCGTAATGCGCTTTTGTGCTTCAGAACGCGTGTAATGATTTCGCATCACTAAACGGTCTAACTGCGTCTTTTCATCAACATAAACTAACCAGACCTCATCAAACCAATCCATATAATCAAGCTCAATCAACAGCGGAATATCCATAAAAAAAACTTCCTCTGTCTGGGCTAATTGATTCCGACGATTAGCTAATTCTTGACGAATAATCTCATTTTGCACCCTTGATGATTTTGCCATCATCTCTTTATTTCTAAAAATAACTTGTCCTAATTTTTGACGGTCAAGCTCTCCGTTTTCTTGCAGAATATCATTTCCAAGCCATTCAACTAAAGTTTGATACAACTTACCACCTTTTTCTTGCAATTCATGCACAACCTGGTCCGCATCAATAACCTGATAGCCCTGTTTTCGAATTTCAGCCACAACCGTTGACTTTCCTGAAGCAATTCCGCCCGTGATTCCAATAATTTTTGTCATTGTTTTTGACATGCAGGACAAAGATGTGTCCCACGACCTCCTACTTTGATTTTTTCAATCGGTGTTGCACAACGTGGGCAAGGTTCGCCCGTCTTACCGTAAACTTGCAAAAATTGCTGCATATTGCCATCCTCACCAAAGGCATTATGATACGTTCTGATTGTTGTTCCACCTTTAGCAATTCCTAGCTGTAAAATTCGAATAATCTCATCGTGCAACAACGTTTTTTCCAAGTCTGTTAAACTTGAACTAATACGCTCTGGATGAATTTTTGCTGCCCAGAGCACCTCATCAACATAAATATTTCCAAGCCCCACAACTAGGGTCTGATCTAAAAGATAAGGCTTGACAAACTTTTTAGAAGTTTTCAATTTTCTAGTAAACTCTGATAAGTCAAATGTTTCCTTTGTCGGTTCAGGACCAAGCTTTTTCTTTTGAAAATAAGCTTCTATCTGATTTGGATATAACAATTCCATTGTCCCAAACTTACGAACATCTTGATAAACCAACGTTGACCCATCATCAAGTTGAAAAAGAACATGAAAATGTTTGTTGTAAGGCACCTGTTCTGGAAAAAGCAAATACTTACCTTCCATTCGCAAATGAGAAATAATCACCTGCTTATTCAACATTAATAGTAAATATTTTCCACGCCTTCCAATATTCTGAAACGTTTGCCCAACAATCTCAGTCTCAAACGCCACCAAATCTGTTTTGATAATCTTAGGCACACGAACATCAACAGCTACAATTTTTCGACCAACAATCAGACTCTCCAAACCACGTCTAACCGTCTCAACCTCAGGCAATTCAGGCATAACAATACGATACCAAGCCGTTAAGCGACTCAAAGAAAAACAGGAATCTTGACGAAGGTGATAAGACACCTAGGAAAGATTATCTTTTTTCAAAGAGTCGTAGGCGGGTTCTAGTCAACCAACCGCTTGGTGCTCCTTTCTAAACAAAGTTTGAAAATAGGGATGAGACGGAAAATCCTGATTTTCCAGTCGCTTCATCTTTTTTACTAGCTTTTCGCTCGGGTTCAATTGAGAACCTCTCGCCTTTCCTTTCTAAACATCATTTCAAGAATAGAGGGACAGCCTTTAATCCGTGTTCAAAGTAACACGAACAAATCCCTCTCCTTTCTAAAATTCATTTAATTCTTGATTGAGCATTTCTACGCTTATTATAAAACAGAGTGCTGCTTTTAAGCAAACACTCTGCTTTAGGTTATTTTTGACAAAGCTACCTAGCCTACGCTTAATATTCTTTCTCGTTGTAACCAAAGTCAGCAAGGTCAAGTTTTTTATCACGCCAATTTTTCTTAACTTTAACCCATGTTTCAAGGTAAACTTTGTCACCAAGCATGATTTCAATATCACGACGTGCCATTTTACCGATTTTCTTGAGCATTGCCCCTTTCTTACCGATAATAATCCCTTTTTGGCTATCACGTTCAACCATAATTGTCGCACGGATATGCACTTTATCCGTTTCAGGGTCACGTTTCATAGACTCAACGATAACCGCAACAGAATGTGGCACTTCTTGTTCAGTCAATTTCAAGATTTTTTCACGAATCATTTCTGACACCAAGAAACGTTCTGGGTGGTCAGTAATTTGGTCCTCAGGGAAATATTGGAACCCTTCCTCCAAATTATCTTTCAAAATGTTCATCAATGTTTCAACATTGTTCCCTTGAAGAGCTGAAATTGGCACAATTTCTTTGAAATCCATTTGACTACGGAAATCATTAATTTGTTCCAAAAGTTGGTCTGGGTGCACTTTGTCAATCTTATTAATGACTAAGATGACAGGAATTTTAGCAGCCTTCAAGCGCTCGATAATCATATCATCACCCTTACCACGCTTTTCATCAGCAGGTACCATAAAAAGGACTGTGTCAACTTCACGAAGAGTACTGTAAGCAGATTCCACCATGAAATCACCTAGTGCATTTTTCGGTTTATGAATCCCAGGTGTGTCGATAAAAACAATCTGTTCCGTATCCGTCGTGTAAATTCCCATAATTTTATTACGAGTTGTTTGAGCTTTATCACTCATAATAGCAATTTTTTGCCCCATAACACGATTTAAAAATGTTGATTTTCCAACATTTGGGCGACCTAAAATCGCTACAAAACCTGATTTAAACATAAGATATAAAGGACGTTAAACGCCCTACTCCTTTCAATTCTCTCTAACTAAGTTTTGGCTATTCACCAAAAATCAAGGCAATAATTTTCGGTACAAAAATAATCAATCCTGTTAAAACAGCATAGCCTGAAATGACTAAAACTGCACCTGCTGCCATATCCTTAGCATTTTTAGCCAACATTGAAAAATGGTAATTGCTAGCAAGGTCGACCACATTTTCAATCGCCGAATTAATGATTTCAAACGTGATGACTAAAAAGATTACCAGTAGCAAAAAGAGCCACTCAATCGCTGAAATTCGAAAAACAGCGCCAGCTATGCTCGCCAAAATAGCTGAAACCATATGCTTGCGCATGTTTCTTTCTTCTTTGAAGGCTGTAATAATACCTGTAATGGCAAATTCCATACTCGCTACTAACGTGCGATTTTTCCACTTTTTAGGTGAATTATTGTCTCTTGAGTCCATAGGCAGTTAAAATCTCTTCCTGTAAGGTAAACATTTCTTTTTCTTCTTCAGGGGTGTAATGATCATAACCATTGATATGTAAAAAGCCATGTACTGC
This sequence is a window from Streptococcus macedonicus ACA-DC 198. Protein-coding genes within it:
- a CDS encoding Preprotein translocase subunit SecG, which codes for MYNILLKTLLVLSVIIVIAIFLQPQKNPSSNVFDNSGSEALFERTKARGFEAFMQRFTAVLVFFWLAIALALAILSSK
- the tnpA gene encoding Transposase, IS204/IS1001/IS1096/IS1165, whose protein sequence is MEQLNLITNFLRIKDKNITITDEYNMGTHLELHGHLDYTAPKCPKCKGQMAKYDYQKTSKIPYLETAGYPLLIRLRKRRFKCKDCGKMAVAETPLVKKNHQISVAVNQKIAQLLIENQAMQQIAHRLSISTSSVMRKLNEFKFETDWNTLPEVMSWDEYAFKKGKMSFIAQDFDSLNVIAILDGRTQATIRNHFLRYPRKVRNRVKVITMDMFSPYYQLAKQLFPNAKIVLDRFHIVQHLSRAMNRVRIQIMNQFDRKSQEYRALKRYWKLIQQDSRKLSDKRFYRPMFRMHLTNKEILEKLLSYSDELRQHYELYQLLLYHFQEKNSDHFFDLIEQEIATVNPIFQTVFKTFLKDKDKVLNAMELPYSNAKLEATNNLIKVIKRNAFGFRNFENFKKRILIALNIKKERAKFVLSRC
- the mutM gene encoding Formamidopyrimidine-DNA glycosylase, with the translated sequence MSYHLRQDSCFSLSRLTAWYRIVMPELPEVETVRRGLESLIVGRKIVAVDVRVPKIIKTDLVAFETEIVGQTFQNIGRRGKYLLLMLNKQVIISHLRMEGKYLLFPEQVPYNKHFHVLFQLDDGSTLVYQDVRKFGTMELLYPNQIEAYFQKKKLGPEPTKETFDLSEFTRKLKTSKKFVKPYLLDQTLVVGLGNIYVDEVLWAAKIHPERISSSLTDLEKTLLHDEIIRILQLGIAKGGTTIRTYHNAFGEDGNMQQFLQVYGKTGEPCPRCATPIEKIKVGGRGTHLCPACQKQ
- the dgkA gene encoding Diacylglycerol kinase, encoding MDSRDNNSPKKWKNRTLVASMEFAITGIITAFKEERNMRKHMVSAILASIAGAVFRISAIEWLFLLLVIFLVITFEIINSAIENVVDLASNYHFSMLAKNAKDMAAGAVLVISGYAVLTGLIIFVPKIIALIFGE
- the era gene encoding GTP-binding protein Era, which gives rise to MFKSGFVAILGRPNVGKSTFLNRVMGQKIAIMSDKAQTTRNKIMGIYTTDTEQIVFIDTPGIHKPKNALGDFMVESAYSTLREVDTVLFMVPADEKRGKGDDMIIERLKAAKIPVILVINKIDKVHPDQLLEQINDFRSQMDFKEIVPISALQGNNVETLMNILKDNLEEGFQYFPEDQITDHPERFLVSEMIREKILKLTEQEVPHSVAVIVESMKRDPETDKVHIRATIMVERDSQKGIIIGKKGAMLKKIGKMARRDIEIMLGDKVYLETWVKVKKNWRDKKLDLADFGYNEKEY
- the coaE gene encoding Dephospho-CoA kinase; its protein translation is MSKTMTKIIGITGGIASGKSTVVAEIRKQGYQVIDADQVVHELQEKGGKLYQTLVEWLGNDILQENGELDRQKLGQVIFRNKEMMAKSSRVQNEIIRQELANRRNQLAQTEEVFFMDIPLLIELDYMDWFDEVWLVYVDEKTQLDRLVMRNHYTRSEAQKRITSQMSTEAKKAYADKILDNRGNFQELKEQIGRLLKVL
- the smpB gene encoding tmRNA-binding protein SmpB produces the protein MPKGDGNVVAQNKKARHDYNIVDTIEAGIVLTGTEIKSVRAARIQLKDGYAQIKNGEAWLINVHISPFEQGNIWNQDPERTRKLLLKKREIEKLSNDLKGTGMTLVPLKVYLKNGFAKVLLGVAKGKHDYDKRETIKRREQDRDIKRQMKNFNAR
- the pmrA gene encoding Multidrug resistance efflux pump PmrA, whose protein sequence is MRVAWLGNFFTGASFSLVMPFMALYIEQLGAPKNKVEWYAGLAVSLSALTSALIAPVWGRLADRYGRKLMMVRASLVMTFTMGGLAFVPNVFWLLVLRILNGLFSGYVPNSTALIASQAPKNRLGYALGTLATGVIGGSLVGPLLGGVLAEILGIRQVFLLVGFILLICNLMTVFFVKEDFQPVTKTEALSTRELFSSIKNKQILIGLFVTSMIIQVSAQSIAPILTLYIRHLGQTENLMFVSGLIVSALGFSSMLSSSTLGKIGDRIGNHRLLLIALFYSFSMYVLCALAQNSLQLGIVRFLYGFGTGALMPNINSLLTKITPREGISRIFSYNQMFMNMGQVIGPFIGSAIATDLGYRSVFYVTSLIVFVNFVWSLINFRRYLKVKEIV
- a CDS encoding LSU ribosomal protein L33p, yielding MRIKINLKCNSCGSKNYLTSKNKTTHPERIQVLKYCPKERKVTLHIES
- the rnr1 gene encoding 3'-to-5' exoribonuclease RNase R 1 — encoded protein: MNEKIIAYLEEHGKVNINELATGLDMAGAEKFPKLIKEISKLESQGKLRFDDHGNLALRKKIEKKKEITVTGVFRANKAGFGFLAVDENEDDMFLGRNDVGHAVDGDTVEAVVKKPANRLKGTAAEGRIVGIVERSLKTVVGKFIFDDEKPKYAGYIKSKNQKIQQKIYIKKDPVLLDGTEIIKVDIDKYPTRGHDYFVGHVRDIVGHQGDVGIDVLEVLESMDIKSEFPEDVMAEANAVPDAPSEKDMIGRVDLRNEITFTIDGADAKDLDDAVHIKLLNNGNFELGVHIADVSYYVTEDSALNREAVARGTSVYVTDRVVPMLPERLSNGICSLNPNVDRLTLSCLMEIDRNGHVVNHQICQSVIKTTFRMTYSDVNDIIAGDEELIEQYQPIVDSIHHMTALHNILETMRVRRGALNFDTSEAKIIVNDKGMPVDIVLRQRGIAERMIESFMLAANETVAEHFAKRKLPFIYRIHEEPKAEKLQKFLDYASIFGVQIHGTANKITQQALQDFMEKVEGKPGAEVLNMMLLRSMQQARYSEHNHGHYGLAAEYYTHFTSPIRRYPDLLVHRMIREYTQLTDEKIEHFRNVIPELATSSSTLERRAIDAERVVEAMKKAEYMEEYVGQEFDGVVASVVKFGMFIKLPNTIEGLVHITTLPEFYNYNERTLTLQGEKSGKVFRVGQPIKIKLTRADKETGDIDFEYIPSEYDVVEKVKKSRKDRSGKEKRRPKADNHKGSKSNKPRNRKSSTSTSKKSGKKPFYKEVAKKNHVKLKNKTAN